From Cotesia glomerata isolate CgM1 linkage group LG2, MPM_Cglom_v2.3, whole genome shotgun sequence, a single genomic window includes:
- the LOC123259022 gene encoding uncharacterized protein LOC123259022, whose product MDDTKLYLAIKSVRDGSKLQSFITFFENLCTDYDLFLNLDKCKIMSFCRNKCPILFDYEIDGVSIKRVICHMDLGVTFYNKLTFQPHINKVVTGSWKMLGFVTRPSRNLHTTKAMKSIYYSLVRSRLEYASIVWSPIYDVYYNKIDKIQKKFLKFLSWRIDGVYPDPGSDYVNLCRKFRVLSLGDRRLCASAMFVARLVQGYIDCSRLRSLIMFKMPVLRRGPPFHLPIANTNFATSAPTYRVMDAFNKLYNSNNNLDVWLIHNINAWRRL is encoded by the exons ATGG ATGACACTAAACTCTACTTAGCAATAAAATCCGTCCGTGACGGTTCGAAACTTCAGAGCTTCATcacgttttttgaaaatttatgtaCTGATTATGACTTATTTCTGAATCTcgataaatgtaaaattatgtCTTTCTGTAGAAATAAGTGTCCGATACTATTTGATTATGAGATTGATGGTGTTTCTATCAAAAGAGTTATCTGTCACATGGACCTAGGCGttacattttataataaactcaCCTTTCAGCCTCACATTAATAAAGTGGTGACTGGCTCTTGGAAGATGTTAGGGTTTGTCACACGTCCTAGTCGTAACTTACATACCACTAAGGCAATGAAAAGTATCTACTATTCACTAGTCAGATCTCGTTTAGAGTATGCATCGATTGTATGGTCTCCCATATATGATGTCTACTATAATAAGATTGATAAAATCCAaaagaaatttcttaaattccTCTCGTGGAGGATTGATGGAGTTTATCCTGACCCTGGGTCGGACTACGTCAACCTCTGCCGTAAATTCCGTGTACTTTCCTTGGGAGATCGTCGGCTATGTGCATCAGCCATGTTTGTTGCGCGTTTAGTTCAAGGATATATTGATTGCTCACGGCTTCGTAGTTTAATAATGTTCAAGATGCCAGTGCTTAGACGTGGTCCACCTTTTCATCTTCCAATAGCCAACACCAACTTTGCCACTTCTGCGCCTACTTATCGTGTGATGGAcgcatttaataaattatataattccaataataatttggatGTCTGGCTAATTCATAATATAA atgcttggcgacgatta